A single region of the Salvelinus sp. IW2-2015 linkage group LG20, ASM291031v2, whole genome shotgun sequence genome encodes:
- the LOC111981709 gene encoding serine/arginine repetitive matrix protein 2 isoform X3, which yields MYNGIGLTTPRGSGTNGYVQRNLSSVRAKRPRDERGGERDEKDRERLESQLNRQPNAEILEHQRKRQLEVKCAELQDMMEEQGYSAEEIEEKVNSFRMMLQEKQEPPSAPTERTSATETHALAAANQQKNDRLKAAFGIATDYVDGSSFHPERKEREKEKREQEKLEREKQQQQKYALVEESEDSDSPARKQSRKKKRKKNKNRDSSSDEKQASKKKRKRSENETLPQSKTRRHRSGSSSSAHSQSPAPLRERQKNQPVKRAEEGRKGPSPDRRERGREDGSPQRSGGRARSPRYPSSPERRPRADKEREKERLKDKEKEREKEREKVKPTRTRHDSSSPSPPRLEREKARRSRSGERDREKDRGKERTMLQRSRHDSSSSPSPPPKQLDTRKQRSGKKDKPQRRDSSLSPSPEREGARRGRSGEGERGKEKNVPPQAPADRERGRGSEKEGSPPSRKSDGGRGRNSSRDSTSPVPQSPLINGRQKEREHEGRRGKEGKPEERGKEGKPEERGKERKPEERGKERKPEERGKERKPEERGKERERELSKEREKQEEQRKRESEREKERERNRDGGRERERSGRLSSTQQHPSTCLSEDLRAERQGEGERRDREREKKRYAEEDNRRENRDRSLPDKEREKELERAKEREKEKPKAKESSSSSGSDSDSSSSSSDSSSSSSSSSSSSEGEKKKGTVVKSGPVKKAPPALISPPAVGAAFQKYLANGGRESASESDGQRATGREKERERTGGDRSMLSERENPPPAPQKAPVSQLPSAAERYPPTDREKERGKGQERYSPTEVESSSPPPSPPRRGAPQGGGERYSPTEVEREKEREGGVKSQARRAERYSPSEQEREWERRAPSPKAPAAAVVPRPSPPRRTPPRQYQDPPNRSPSPRRQATTRRASPPTRSPTRAYAPRRSRSRELEHNRERQRARDRGRDRSRDRGARRSRSRSPRRRSPFYRSRRSPSPVRQRRSSHSLSRERQRHQEREKNRELERAREKERQREKEQERRERQPLKEVPPPRRSPSSSSGSSSSSSPSPARERKETPVEKVMKPTVEKDRRGDREEREKVGDRGRKACSISSPLPSKETSPLPSQSEIRAHPKETRHSDPPRSRSPQALSHSETRVSLRDTSRTQSPAVLPSRGSAHPTDRPVRTENGVSEKGAKEKKKGKMGSPSSSSSSSSSSSSSSSSSDSSDSDAEHGKAGARIAAAHSSSSSSSSSSSSSESEKEDKKKSPARPHRVPADSLRDSRSLSYSPPRQRRPAHSPPTRRSGSRQSPSRSPSSRRRK from the exons ATGTACAACGGCATTGGCCTGACCACGCCACGAGGCAGCGGCACCAACGGCTATGTGCAGCGCAACCTGTCGAGCGTGCGGGCAAAGCGTCCACGGGACGAGCGCGGCGGCGAGCGGGACGAGAAGGACCGTGAGAGGCTGGAGAGCCAGCTGAACCGCCAGCCCAACGCCGAGATCCTGGAACACCAGAGAAAGAGGCAACTGGAGGTCAAGTGTGCAGAGCTGCAGGACATGATGGAAGAGCAGGg GTACTCCGCTGAGGAGATTGAAGAGAAGGTGAACAGCTTCCGCATGATGCTGCAGGAGAAGCAGGAGCCACCTTCGGCCCCCACCGAGAGAACATC ggcgaCAGAGACTCACGCCCTGGCTGCAGCCAATCAGCAGAAGAACGACCGGCTGAAGGCGGCGTTCGGCATCGCCACGGACTATGTAGATGGCTCCTCCTTCCATCCGGAGCGCaaggagcgagagaaggagaagagggagcagGAGAAGCTGGAGAGGGAGAAGCAACAGCAGCAGAAATATGC GCTGGTAGAAGAGTCAGAGGACTCGGACTCCCCAGCCCGAAAACAGAGCCGCAAGAAGAAAAGGAAGAAAAACAAGaacagagacag CTCCTCAGACGAGAAGCAGGCGTCTAAGAaaaaacgcaagagaagtgaaaaTGAGACTCTGCCCCAGAGTAAGACACGGCGCCATAGAAGTGGGTCCTCCAGCTCTGCTCACAG CCAATCCCCTGCCCcgctgagagagaggcagaagaacCAGCCTGtcaagagagcagaggaggggagaaaggggcCATCTCCAGACAGGAGGGAGCGTGGTCGCGAGGACGGGAGTCCACAGCGTTCGGGAGGCAGAGCG agaTCTCCCAGGTATCCCAGCTCCCCTGAACGCCGACCGAGGGCAGACAAGGAACGGGAGAAGGAGCGACTGAAggacaaagagaaagaaagagagaaggagcgtGAGAAAGTGAAGCCTACCAGAACAAGACAcgactcctcttccccctctcctcctcgacTGGAACGAGAGAAAGCCAGGCGCTCCAGAAGTGGAGAGAGGGATcgagagaaggatagaggaaaggagagaacaaTGCTGCAGAGGAGCAGACACGACTcttcttcatccccctctccacccccGAAACAACTGGACACCAGGAAACAGAGGAGCGGAAAGAAGGACAAACCACAAAGACGAGACTCTTCCTTGTCTCCATCtccagaaagagagggagcaaggagaggaaggagtggagagggggagcgagGAAAGGAAAAAAATGTCCCCCCCCAAGCCccagctgacagagagagggggagagggagtgagaaagaagGATCTCCCCCTAGTCGGAAAAGTGATGGCGGGAGAGGTAGAAACTCATCCCGCGACTCCACATCCCCTGTCCCTCAGTCACCTCTCATCAACGGACGACAGAAAGAAAGGGAGCacgagggaaggagggggaaagaggggaaaccggaggagagggggaaagaggggaaaccggaggagagggggaaagagaggaaaccggaggagagggggaaagagaggaaaccggaggagagggggaaagagaggaaaccggaggagagggggaaagagagggagagggaattaagcaaagagagggagaaacaagaGGAGCAGAGGAAGCGGGAGAGcgaaagggaaaaagagagggagcgaaaccgagatggagggagagagcgcgagaggtCCGGCAGACTGTCTTCTACCCAACAACATCCGTCTACCTGTTTGTCTGAAGACCTCCGCGCGGAGCGACagggtgagggggagaggagggacagagagagggagaaaaaaagataCGCGGAGGAGGACAACAGGCGGGAGAACAGAGACCGAAGCCTGCCGGATAAGGAGCGAGAGAAGGAATTGGAGAGGgcaaaggaaagagagaaggagaaaccaAAAGCGAAGgagagcagcagtagcagtggGAGTGACAGCGAcagctcttcctcatcctccgactcatcatcatcatcatcctcttcttcctcgtcctccgagggagagaagaaaaagggAACAGTGGTGAAGAGCGGCCCAGTGAAAAAAGCCCCCCCCGCTCTCATCTCCCCTCCCGCTGTAGGTGCTGCCTTCCAGAAGTATCTGGCCAATGGGGGCAGAGAGAGCGCTTCAGAGAGTGACGGACAGAGAGCTACCGGGAGAGAGAAGGAACgtgagagaacaggaggggacaGGTCCATGCTCTCTGAAAGGGAAAACCCGCCCCCTGCTCCCCAAAAAGCACCTGTCTCCCAACTCCCCTCTGCTGCAGAGCGCTACCcccccacagacagagagaaggagcgagggaAGGGACAGGAGAGGTACAGCCCCACTGAGGTAGAGAGCTCcagccctccaccctctcctcccagAAGAGGAGCCCCCCAAGGCGGAGGCGAGAGGTACTCCCCCACTGaagtggaaagagagaaggagagagagggaggggtgaagagCCAGGCCAGGAGGGCAGAGCGGTACAGCCCCtctgagcaggagagagagtgggagaggagggcgCCCTCCCCAAAAGCCCCCGCAGCAGCAGTTGTCCCGCG GCCCTCCCCCCCTCGCCGCACCCCCCCACGGCAGTACCAGGACCCCCCCAATCGCTCCCCCAGCCCTCGACGACAAGCCACCACCCGGAGAGCCTCGCCTCCTACCCGCTCCCCGACTCGCGCCTATGCACCACGGCGGAGCCGCAGCCGGGAGCTAGAGCACAaccgagagaggcagagagcgagggatagagggagagatcgTTCCAGAGACAGAGGAGCCAGGAGGAGCAGGTCGAGGAGTCCCAGAAGACGCAGTCCCTTCTACAG GTCCCGGCGATCCCCCTCTCCCGTTCGACAAAGGAGAAGCAGCCACTCGCTATCCAGAGAAAGGCAGAgacaccaggagagagagaagaatagagagctggagagagcgagggaaaaagAGCGGCAACGTGAAAAAGAGCAAGAGAGGCGAGAGCGCCAACCTCTTAAAGAGGTCCCCCCACCCCGtcgctctccctcttcctcttctggttcttcttcttcctcatccccctctccggcccgagagagaaaggagacgcCTGTAGAAAAGGTGATGAAACCAACGGTAGAGAAAGACCGAAGAGGTgatagagaggagcgagagaaagtgggagacagaggaaggaaggCTTGTTCCATCTCCTCACCGCTCCCCTCCAAGGAGACCAGTCCCcttcccagccaatcagaaatcaGAGCCCACCCCAAAGAAACACGGCACTCTGACCCGCCCCGCTCCAGGTCGCCACAGGCCCTCAGCCATTCAGAGACCAGAGTCTCTCTACGAGATACCTCGAGGACCCAATCACCTGCGGTGCTCCCCTCACGCGGCTCTGCCCACCCCACAGACCGACCAGTCAGGACTGAAAACGGTGTGAGCGAGAAGGGGgccaaagagaaaaagaaaggaaagatGGGCAGCCCcagctcatcatcatcatcttcttcctcctcctcgtcatctTCGTCTTCATCAGACAGTTCTGACTCTGATGCAGAGCACGGAAAAGC aggTGCCAGGATAGCGGCTGCCcatagctcttcctcctcctcgtcctcctcatcatcctcttctGAAAGCGAGAAGGAAGACAAGAAAAAGAG CCCGGCGCGACCTCACAGAGTGCCAGCTGATTCGCTGAGAGACTCGCGCTCCCTCAGCTACTCTCCACCCAGACAGAGGCGACCTGCACATTCCCCACCCACCCGCAG GAGTGGCAGCAGGCAGTCCCCAAGCCGATCTCCAAGCAGTAGGAGAAGAAAATGA
- the LOC111981709 gene encoding serine/arginine repetitive matrix protein 2 isoform X2, producing MYNGIGLTTPRGSGTNGYVQRNLSSVRAKRPRDERGGERDEKDRERLESQLNRQPNAEILEHQRKRQLEVKCAELQDMMEEQGYSAEEIEEKVNSFRMMLQEKQEPPSAPTERTSATETHALAAANQQKNDRLKAAFGIATDYVDGSSFHPERKEREKEKREQEKLEREKQQQQKYALVEESEDSDSPARKQSRKKKRKKNKNRDRDGSEEKDDKDSSSDEKQASKKKRKRSENETLPQSKTRRHRSGSSSSAHSQSPAPLRERQKNQPVKRAEEGRKGPSPDRRERGREDGSPQRSGGRARSPRYPSSPERRPRADKEREKERLKDKEKEREKEREKVKPTRTRHDSSSPSPPRLEREKARRSRSGERDREKDRGKERTMLQRSRHDSSSSPSPPPKQLDTRKQRSGKKDKPQRRDSSLSPSPEREGARRGRSGEGERGKEKNVPPQAPADRERGRGSEKEGSPPSRKSDGGRGRNSSRDSTSPVPQSPLINGRQKEREHEGRRGKEGKPEERGKEGKPEERGKERKPEERGKERKPEERGKERKPEERGKERERELSKEREKQEEQRKRESEREKERERNRDGGRERERSGRLSSTQQHPSTCLSEDLRAERQGEGERRDREREKKRYAEEDNRRENRDRSLPDKEREKELERAKEREKEKPKAKESSSSSGSDSDSSSSSSDSSSSSSSSSSSSEGEKKKGTVVKSGPVKKAPPALISPPAVGAAFQKYLANGGRESASESDGQRATGREKERERTGGDRSMLSERENPPPAPQKAPVSQLPSAAERYPPTDREKERGKGQERYSPTEVESSSPPPSPPRRGAPQGGGERYSPTEVEREKEREGGVKSQARRAERYSPSEQEREWERRAPSPKAPAAAVVPRPSPPRRTPPRQYQDPPNRSPSPRRQATTRRASPPTRSPTRAYAPRRSRSRELEHNRERQRARDRGRDRSRDRGARRSRSRSPRRRSPFYRSRRSPSPVRQRRSSHSLSRERQRHQEREKNRELERAREKERQREKEQERRERQPLKEVPPPRRSPSSSSGSSSSSSPSPARERKETPVEKVMKPTVEKDRRGDREEREKVGDRGRKACSISSPLPSKETSPLPSQSEIRAHPKETRHSDPPRSRSPQALSHSETRVSLRDTSRTQSPAVLPSRGSAHPTDRPVRTENGVSEKGAKEKKKGKMGSPSSSSSSSSSSSSSSSSSDSSDSDAEHGKAGARIAAAHSSSSSSSSSSSSSESEKEDKKKSPARPHRVPADSLRDSRSLSYSPPRQRRPAHSPPTRRSGSRQSPSRSPSSRRRK from the exons ATGTACAACGGCATTGGCCTGACCACGCCACGAGGCAGCGGCACCAACGGCTATGTGCAGCGCAACCTGTCGAGCGTGCGGGCAAAGCGTCCACGGGACGAGCGCGGCGGCGAGCGGGACGAGAAGGACCGTGAGAGGCTGGAGAGCCAGCTGAACCGCCAGCCCAACGCCGAGATCCTGGAACACCAGAGAAAGAGGCAACTGGAGGTCAAGTGTGCAGAGCTGCAGGACATGATGGAAGAGCAGGg GTACTCCGCTGAGGAGATTGAAGAGAAGGTGAACAGCTTCCGCATGATGCTGCAGGAGAAGCAGGAGCCACCTTCGGCCCCCACCGAGAGAACATC ggcgaCAGAGACTCACGCCCTGGCTGCAGCCAATCAGCAGAAGAACGACCGGCTGAAGGCGGCGTTCGGCATCGCCACGGACTATGTAGATGGCTCCTCCTTCCATCCGGAGCGCaaggagcgagagaaggagaagagggagcagGAGAAGCTGGAGAGGGAGAAGCAACAGCAGCAGAAATATGC GCTGGTAGAAGAGTCAGAGGACTCGGACTCCCCAGCCCGAAAACAGAGCCGCAAGAAGAAAAGGAAGAAAAACAAGaacagagacag GGACGGGTCGGAAGAAAAGGATGACAAAGATAG CTCCTCAGACGAGAAGCAGGCGTCTAAGAaaaaacgcaagagaagtgaaaaTGAGACTCTGCCCCAGAGTAAGACACGGCGCCATAGAAGTGGGTCCTCCAGCTCTGCTCACAG CCAATCCCCTGCCCcgctgagagagaggcagaagaacCAGCCTGtcaagagagcagaggaggggagaaaggggcCATCTCCAGACAGGAGGGAGCGTGGTCGCGAGGACGGGAGTCCACAGCGTTCGGGAGGCAGAGCG agaTCTCCCAGGTATCCCAGCTCCCCTGAACGCCGACCGAGGGCAGACAAGGAACGGGAGAAGGAGCGACTGAAggacaaagagaaagaaagagagaaggagcgtGAGAAAGTGAAGCCTACCAGAACAAGACAcgactcctcttccccctctcctcctcgacTGGAACGAGAGAAAGCCAGGCGCTCCAGAAGTGGAGAGAGGGATcgagagaaggatagaggaaaggagagaacaaTGCTGCAGAGGAGCAGACACGACTcttcttcatccccctctccacccccGAAACAACTGGACACCAGGAAACAGAGGAGCGGAAAGAAGGACAAACCACAAAGACGAGACTCTTCCTTGTCTCCATCtccagaaagagagggagcaaggagaggaaggagtggagagggggagcgagGAAAGGAAAAAAATGTCCCCCCCCAAGCCccagctgacagagagagggggagagggagtgagaaagaagGATCTCCCCCTAGTCGGAAAAGTGATGGCGGGAGAGGTAGAAACTCATCCCGCGACTCCACATCCCCTGTCCCTCAGTCACCTCTCATCAACGGACGACAGAAAGAAAGGGAGCacgagggaaggagggggaaagaggggaaaccggaggagagggggaaagaggggaaaccggaggagagggggaaagagaggaaaccggaggagagggggaaagagaggaaaccggaggagagggggaaagagaggaaaccggaggagagggggaaagagagggagagggaattaagcaaagagagggagaaacaagaGGAGCAGAGGAAGCGGGAGAGcgaaagggaaaaagagagggagcgaaaccgagatggagggagagagcgcgagaggtCCGGCAGACTGTCTTCTACCCAACAACATCCGTCTACCTGTTTGTCTGAAGACCTCCGCGCGGAGCGACagggtgagggggagaggagggacagagagagggagaaaaaaagataCGCGGAGGAGGACAACAGGCGGGAGAACAGAGACCGAAGCCTGCCGGATAAGGAGCGAGAGAAGGAATTGGAGAGGgcaaaggaaagagagaaggagaaaccaAAAGCGAAGgagagcagcagtagcagtggGAGTGACAGCGAcagctcttcctcatcctccgactcatcatcatcatcatcctcttcttcctcgtcctccgagggagagaagaaaaagggAACAGTGGTGAAGAGCGGCCCAGTGAAAAAAGCCCCCCCCGCTCTCATCTCCCCTCCCGCTGTAGGTGCTGCCTTCCAGAAGTATCTGGCCAATGGGGGCAGAGAGAGCGCTTCAGAGAGTGACGGACAGAGAGCTACCGGGAGAGAGAAGGAACgtgagagaacaggaggggacaGGTCCATGCTCTCTGAAAGGGAAAACCCGCCCCCTGCTCCCCAAAAAGCACCTGTCTCCCAACTCCCCTCTGCTGCAGAGCGCTACCcccccacagacagagagaaggagcgagggaAGGGACAGGAGAGGTACAGCCCCACTGAGGTAGAGAGCTCcagccctccaccctctcctcccagAAGAGGAGCCCCCCAAGGCGGAGGCGAGAGGTACTCCCCCACTGaagtggaaagagagaaggagagagagggaggggtgaagagCCAGGCCAGGAGGGCAGAGCGGTACAGCCCCtctgagcaggagagagagtgggagaggagggcgCCCTCCCCAAAAGCCCCCGCAGCAGCAGTTGTCCCGCG GCCCTCCCCCCCTCGCCGCACCCCCCCACGGCAGTACCAGGACCCCCCCAATCGCTCCCCCAGCCCTCGACGACAAGCCACCACCCGGAGAGCCTCGCCTCCTACCCGCTCCCCGACTCGCGCCTATGCACCACGGCGGAGCCGCAGCCGGGAGCTAGAGCACAaccgagagaggcagagagcgagggatagagggagagatcgTTCCAGAGACAGAGGAGCCAGGAGGAGCAGGTCGAGGAGTCCCAGAAGACGCAGTCCCTTCTACAG GTCCCGGCGATCCCCCTCTCCCGTTCGACAAAGGAGAAGCAGCCACTCGCTATCCAGAGAAAGGCAGAgacaccaggagagagagaagaatagagagctggagagagcgagggaaaaagAGCGGCAACGTGAAAAAGAGCAAGAGAGGCGAGAGCGCCAACCTCTTAAAGAGGTCCCCCCACCCCGtcgctctccctcttcctcttctggttcttcttcttcctcatccccctctccggcccgagagagaaaggagacgcCTGTAGAAAAGGTGATGAAACCAACGGTAGAGAAAGACCGAAGAGGTgatagagaggagcgagagaaagtgggagacagaggaaggaaggCTTGTTCCATCTCCTCACCGCTCCCCTCCAAGGAGACCAGTCCCcttcccagccaatcagaaatcaGAGCCCACCCCAAAGAAACACGGCACTCTGACCCGCCCCGCTCCAGGTCGCCACAGGCCCTCAGCCATTCAGAGACCAGAGTCTCTCTACGAGATACCTCGAGGACCCAATCACCTGCGGTGCTCCCCTCACGCGGCTCTGCCCACCCCACAGACCGACCAGTCAGGACTGAAAACGGTGTGAGCGAGAAGGGGgccaaagagaaaaagaaaggaaagatGGGCAGCCCcagctcatcatcatcatcttcttcctcctcctcgtcatctTCGTCTTCATCAGACAGTTCTGACTCTGATGCAGAGCACGGAAAAGC aggTGCCAGGATAGCGGCTGCCcatagctcttcctcctcctcgtcctcctcatcatcctcttctGAAAGCGAGAAGGAAGACAAGAAAAAGAG CCCGGCGCGACCTCACAGAGTGCCAGCTGATTCGCTGAGAGACTCGCGCTCCCTCAGCTACTCTCCACCCAGACAGAGGCGACCTGCACATTCCCCACCCACCCGCAG GAGTGGCAGCAGGCAGTCCCCAAGCCGATCTCCAAGCAGTAGGAGAAGAAAATGA